The Dreissena polymorpha isolate Duluth1 chromosome 2, UMN_Dpol_1.0, whole genome shotgun sequence nucleotide sequence TGGTCACTATTCTGACATTTGGCCTGAAGTGAGGttgtatatttcttattttatacCGAACATTTgtgtgcagataaatgtcaatagaaataaaaaataaataacacaatataaatttcatcaatatttatcagttactattaataatatgcaccggtgtaaaacaagaatacacaatgtacatttaaaaccaaattgaacagacgacatttttgtaaacaaaggaaACAGTACTCGaaaaatctttgcgttgtaaaaCTTGCACACATGTTACAAATAACTAACATTCTAGCGGGCACTATTAGATGCGCGTGCATCTAGTCAGCAGTATCAAAATactgatttaattttattctacATATACAATGACtaaaatattgaatatgaacatACTAATGTAATATGTTGTTTCCATATGATTACATGTGATAATATCGTCAAATGTAGCACGTAGTGTCAAGTACGCTTTTGTTTATTGCGTACAGCTTCATTCTAGAAGATTGTAAGACCTTTAAAACATAactatttaatgaaaataatatattactcTATAACAGTTCACTAGCAATCCAACAACTTTAGTTTGTATAATTGGAAAACATCGTCTATCCAGTGCGCGAATGCAGCCGCTTCTCTACTTACTCCAAGAATTTCGACAAGATCTATATGTTTGTCCCCTAAGAGCGACTCGACCTTTTGTATACGGCTGTGAATATCGGCGTCGGTTATTTCGAAATTCTTCAGCCGTCTATTTAAGTTTTTCGGACCTAGAATTGTCAGATGTGGTTGAATGTCCTCCCAAGTCACGATCCTGGACGGGTCCTCGCCCAGAAGTACCAGTGTTGCACGAAGAACGCATACTAGCCGATCATCTGGTCGGTTCATTGACCTGAGAGATGCAATATCAGTATTGCTGATTTGTTCAATAGCTTTTAGGCACTTCAAATACCTAGACAAGTACCTATGTCTGGCACAGGCCTTTCGAAATATGTCGACGACCTTTCTGTCGCGGTGTAGACCACTCGCACGCGCTTCACTGAGAGCCTGTGTCAATAGCTTTATATCTAAGCCTTTGACACACTCATTGAGCCTTCCAATAATTTCAGCACGAAATTCTTCCATTTTCTGCTTTGGGTCTAATTTAGCTAGAACTCTATAGTTAATCACGTGCCCTTTATCAGTTGCATTCAGTGTTGCATAAATGTTCAGAATCATTTCGGAAACTTGTTTAATTGGTATCTGTATAACGATGTCACCATCTTTAGATGGGGAAAATGAACTGTTGCCACCATATGTGGCATTACTATTATCTTCTTCGGGATGCTCGTCATACTGGTTGACTACATCCTGTAACTTGAAACGTAATGATACATTCCTAGTTCTTGCGTTCGGAAGAAGTCCGAATTTGACCTCCAAAATCTTTCCAGCAATACAGATGATCTCACCACCGATGTGTGATAGTGCTTTGAGTCCACATTCTTCGAGATAAGAGTTAGGACCCCATCCGATCTTGTCTACCCTCGGAAAGAATACCAGCCAATCGTGGACCATTTTAACTTGAACATTATAAATTGCAATCCAGTCAAACTCTGTAAATACATCATTTGATCGACCACAAATTTCAATTTTGTACAATCCAGCTCTTGGGAACCGAACAGTAATTGACAATATCGAAGCGCTGGAGATCTGAGATTCTCCATCCAAGTCCGTCTTTGAATCCATGTCATGAAGGTTGTGATCTGCCACCAAACGTTTATGAATAAAATCAATCTGTAGATTGTTATTATCAAGCTTTTCCAGCTCCCACATTTTTTCTTCATTATAATATTTTGCCAGCAATTTAAATTCCTGTTTCGAAGCTTGAGAACTGTCAAGTTGAAAGCATAACTCGAGTTCACCTTCCTGACAGATAATTACTCCGTGCTTATCAGAcatcattttcatatttaattcaAAGAATCTAGGTTTAATGAACGCCTGTGCTTCAAATGCTAATTGTGTCGTTGGTTCGACAACTAACTGCCACTTGACACGATCAGTAAAATGTGTTAACCTCAACTTTTCCGGATCAGGAAAGAGATATCGGGTGTCCACTGTTTCCCCAGAGCCCCAAAGAACGTCAACGAGCCTCCAATGCCCATCTACTAGTACTGCATTCCATTCTCGTGTATATTTTTCCTTCATTTTCTCTTGGGGATAGTAGCTACCGCCTTTAACGAAGCCTTTAATGATCACACATGGAATCTTTGCGTAGAAACACATTAAAGCAAACAGGACAGCGCATGTGTTTCTGGAGTGTCTTATTTGATTTATCTGATACGCAAAAGAATAGCGATCTGCTGATATCGAAACCGGTGTAGTCCTTGCAATTTGTAGCGATAGCCAAAAGTACATTATCTTCACTTTGTCAGCATCTGTCAGCGTAACGTCACTGTGTGATTGTGACCCACGACTTAAAAGTGTTTCAATTATCACCTTTAAAGACACCAACCGATCGAGTAATATTTCCTTACACATAGATTCTATGAGTTTATCGTCTGTAATGTTATAATTGATTTCGCGCTTTGGAACATGGGGATGTTTTGCAACTTTTGCTAGTTCCGATTTGTTGTTCGTGTAAAGGTCATACTCCGCACTGTATACCATACTCAGGTTTCCATTCTTTGGAAGATACGTTGACATGAACCAAGGTTCTGGACCTTCTTTGTTACGGATGATATCTTGAATGGAAACGTTATTGCCCATTATTGTGTGTGGAATTACGATCTGTAATGGAAATATTTCACTGAATG carries:
- the LOC127866795 gene encoding lim and transglutaminase domain protein ltd-1-like isoform X2; this encodes MSTYLPKNGNLSMVYSAEYDLYTNNKSELAKVAKHPHVPKREINYNITDDKLIESMCKEILLDRLVSLKVIIETLLSRGSQSHSDVTLTDADKVKIMYFWLSLQIARTTPVSISADRYSFAYQINQIRHSRNTCAVLFALMCFYAKIPCVIIKGFVKGGSYYPQEKMKEKYTREWNAVLVDGHWRLVDVLWGSGETVDTRYLFPDPEKLRLTHFTDRVKWQLVVEPTTQLAFEAQAFIKPRFFELNMKMMSDKHGVIICQEGELELCFQLDSSQASKQEFKLLAKYYNEEKMWELEKLDNNNLQIDFIHKRLVADHNLHDMDSKTDLDGESQISSASILSITVRFPRAGLYKIEICGRSNDVFTEFDWIAIYNVQVKMVHDWLVFFPRVDKIGWGPNSYLEECGLKALSHIGGEIICIAGKILEVKFGLLPNARTRNVSLRFKLQDVVNQYDEHPEEDNSNATYGGNSSFSPSKDGDIVIQIPIKQVSEMILNIYATLNATDKGHVINYRVLAKLDPKQKMEEFRAEIIGRLNECVKGLDIKLLTQALSEARASGLHRDRKVVDIFRKACARHRYLSRYLKCLKAIEQISNTDIASLRSMNRPDDRLVCVLRATLVLLGEDPSRIVTWEDIQPHLTILGPKNLNRRLKNFEITDADIHSRIQKVESLLGDKHIDLVEILGVSREAAAFAHWIDDVFQLYKLKLLDC
- the LOC127866795 gene encoding uncharacterized protein LOC127866795 isoform X1, with protein sequence MGNNVSIQDIIRNKEGPEPWFMSTYLPKNGNLSMVYSAEYDLYTNNKSELAKVAKHPHVPKREINYNITDDKLIESMCKEILLDRLVSLKVIIETLLSRGSQSHSDVTLTDADKVKIMYFWLSLQIARTTPVSISADRYSFAYQINQIRHSRNTCAVLFALMCFYAKIPCVIIKGFVKGGSYYPQEKMKEKYTREWNAVLVDGHWRLVDVLWGSGETVDTRYLFPDPEKLRLTHFTDRVKWQLVVEPTTQLAFEAQAFIKPRFFELNMKMMSDKHGVIICQEGELELCFQLDSSQASKQEFKLLAKYYNEEKMWELEKLDNNNLQIDFIHKRLVADHNLHDMDSKTDLDGESQISSASILSITVRFPRAGLYKIEICGRSNDVFTEFDWIAIYNVQVKMVHDWLVFFPRVDKIGWGPNSYLEECGLKALSHIGGEIICIAGKILEVKFGLLPNARTRNVSLRFKLQDVVNQYDEHPEEDNSNATYGGNSSFSPSKDGDIVIQIPIKQVSEMILNIYATLNATDKGHVINYRVLAKLDPKQKMEEFRAEIIGRLNECVKGLDIKLLTQALSEARASGLHRDRKVVDIFRKACARHRYLSRYLKCLKAIEQISNTDIASLRSMNRPDDRLVCVLRATLVLLGEDPSRIVTWEDIQPHLTILGPKNLNRRLKNFEITDADIHSRIQKVESLLGDKHIDLVEILGVSREAAAFAHWIDDVFQLYKLKLLDC